Proteins co-encoded in one Schistocerca cancellata isolate TAMUIC-IGC-003103 chromosome 5, iqSchCanc2.1, whole genome shotgun sequence genomic window:
- the LOC126188212 gene encoding arginine-hydroxylase NDUFAF5, mitochondrial, with protein sequence MSRFRFPVKRTHVSLLCTHRTTNNSSRLFHSGAGCSRLWFLPKTRRLNLRAVRNLSCSSAAFQIKHPAESVVDIFDREAKLYQRQRAALAADVELYDYLKEEVGYRLADRIFDIKRKFNCAVDLGCGRGYVSRHVLGDAVERLILCDMCPTWLNQAVLPENVEVERKIVDEEKLPFQPNSVDLVISSLSLHWVNDLPGTFHQILTCLKNDGVLIAALFGGDTLFELRSSLQLAELERHGGLSPHISPFTEIRDIGSLLTRAGFTMLTIDTDEIVVNYPSMFELMWDLKGMGENNAARNRKLNLRRDTMVAAAAIYKELYGKHKDDGTSSVPATFQIIYMLGWKPDASQPKPLDRGTGEVSLRDLYRLDEIIAETKKVQIDPEKDIDRK encoded by the coding sequence ATGagtagatttaggtttcctgtgaaacGAACTCATGTTTCGTTGTTGTGTACACATCGAACAACAAACAACAGTAGTCGATTGTTTCATTCAGGAGCAGGTTGTAGTAGATTATGGTTTCTACCCAAAACGCGTCGGCTCAATTTACGAGCTGTTCGTAACCTTTCATGCTCTTCAGCTGCATTTCAAATAAAGCATCCAGCGGAATCTGTTGTAGATATTTTCGACCGAGAGGCGAAACTATATCAGCGCCAAAGAGCAGCCCTGGCCGCTGATGTTGAGTTGTACGACTATTTGAAGGAAGAAGTTGGCTACAGACTGGCAGATCGTATATTCGACATCAAGAGAAAATTCAACTGTGCTGTTGATTTGGGTTGTGGCCGTGGATATGTATCAAGGCACGTTCTTGGCGATGCTGTTGAGCGACTAATTTTATGCGACATGTGCCCAACTTGGCTCAACCAAGCAGTTCTTCCAGAAAATGTGGAAGTTGAACGAAAGATAGTCGATGAAGAGAAATTACCATTTCAGCCAAATTCAGTCGATTTAGTTATTAGCTCATTAAGTCTCCATTGGGTGAATGACTTGCCTGGTACTTTTCACCAAATATTAACATGTCTCAAAAATGATGGTGTATTGATTGCCGCTTTATTTGGAGGTGACACATTGTTTGAACTTCGTTCGTCACTACAGTTAGCTGAACTGGAAAGACATGGGGGACTTTCTCCACATATTTCGCCATTCACAGAAATACGTGACATAGGCAGCTTACTAACAAGAGCTGGATTTACAATGTTGACTATTGACACCGATGAAATAGTTGTAAATTACCCATCTATGTTTGAATTAATGTGGGATTTGAAGGGAATGGGAGAAAATAATGCCGCTCGTAACCGGAAACTTAATTTGCGTCGTGATACCATGGTAGCAGCTGCGGCGATTTACAAGGAACTGTATGGTAAACATAAAGACGATGGAACATCATCAGTTCCAGCGACGTTTCAGATCATTTATATGTTAGGATGGAAGCCAGATGCTTCTCAGCCAAAACCATTGGACCGAGGAACTGGCGAAGTTTCTCTCCGGGACCTTTATAGATTAGATGAGATTATAGCAGAAACCAAAAAAGTtcaaatagatcctgagaaagataTTGATAGGAAGTAA